In Pannonibacter sp. XCT-53, the sequence CCGCAGCGCGGCGACGTCGCCGTGTTCAAGCTGCCGAGCGACAATTCGACCGACTACATCAAGCGCGTCGTCGGCCTGCCGGGCGACGAGATCCAGATGATCGAGGGCGTGCTGCACATCAACGGCACGCCGGTGCAGCGCGAGCGCATCGCCGATTTCGTCGAGCGGGATGCCTTCGGCGTCGAGCAGCGCACCGCGCGCTTCCGCGAGACACTGCCCAACGGCGTGAGCTACGACACGCTCGATCTCAACCCGCGCGGCTTCGGCGACAACACCAAGGTGTTCAAGGTTCCGGCCGGCCATTACTTCATGATGGGCGACAACCGCGACAATTCCTCCGACAGCCGCGTGGAATCGAGCGTCGGCTTCGTGCCGCTGGAGAATTTCGTCGGCCGCGCCGAAGTCATCTTCTTCTCCGTGGCCGATGGCCAGCCCGCCTGGGCCTTCTGGCAGTGGCCGTGGAGCGTGCGCTGGGACCGCATGTTCCGTGCGATCTGAGCCGGTACGGGCATGACCACACGCCTCACCGCCGGTGATCCGCTCGGCCGGGTGGAAGACCGGATCGGCCACCGTTTTCAGGACCGGCGACTGCTGGAACAGGCTCTGACCCACGCCAGCGCCCTCGCCAGCGGCGACACGGGCGGCAGCTACCAGCGTCTTGAGTTCCTCGGCGACCGGGTGCTCGGTCTTGCCGTTGCCAGCATGCTGCACCGGCATTATCCGCGCGCCGACGAGGGCGAGCTGGCGCGTCGCCTGAACCACATGGTCAAGCGCGAGACCTGCGCCGAGATCGCGCAGGACCTGAAGCTCGGCGATGCCATGCGCATCAGCCAGAGCGAGGCCCAGACGGGCGGACGCACCAAGACCGCGCTGCTGGCCGACATCTGCGAGGCCGTCATCGCCGCCATCTATCTCGATGCCGGCATGGCCACCGCAGAAGACTTCGTGCGCCGGCAATGGGAACCGCGTATGCTGACCTTCAGTGGTCCGCTGCGCGATGCCAAGACGACGCTGCAGGAATGGGCGCAGGCCCGCAGCCTGCCCGCCCCCACCTACAGCGTCATCGACCGCAGCGGCCCGGATCACGCACCCGTTTTCGTCGTCGGGGTCAAGGTCGAGGGCGCGCGGCCGGCCGAAGGGCGCGGCGGGTCCAAGCGCATCGCCGAACAGGCCGCCGCCGAGGCCATGCTCCGGCGCGAGGGCGTCTGGAACGACTGACAGCCGGATCTCCGGCACCCCGGACAGACAGGGCCCTGCACGGCTGATCCGTGCAGGCAACGTCCACAGACAGGACCAACGTATTGAACGACATCGAGAATGACCAGCCGGAGCAGATGGATGACGCCGCCCCGGGTTCGCACGATCCGGCGGCGCTGACGCCAACCACCACGCGGGCGGGCTTCGTGGCCCTCATCGGGGCCCCCAATGCGGGCAAGTCGACCCTGATCAACCAGCTCGTCGGCACCAAGGTCTCGATCGTCACCCACAAGGTCCAGACCACCCGCGCCCTGGTGCGCGGCATTGCCATGCACGGTCCGGCGCAGATCATCTTCGTGGACACCCCGGGCATCTTCAAGCCGAAGCGCCGGCTCGACCGCGCCATGGTCGACACCGCCTGGGGCGGCTCGCGGGATGCGGATGTGACGGCGCTGCTGATCGACGCGCGCAAGGGCCTCACCGAGGAGGTCGAGGCCATTCTCGACCGTCTCGCCGGCGAGAAGGGTCTCAAGGTCCTGATCCTCAACAAGACCGACGTCGCAAACCGGGAGAAGCTGCTCAAGCTTGCGGTGGCGGCGAACGAGAAGGTCACGTTCGAGAAGACCTTCATGGTGTCGGCCCTCACCGGCGACGGTGTTGCCGACATTCTTTCCTATTTCGCCGACAAGGTCCGGCCCGGTCCCTGGCTCTATCCGGAAGATCAGGTCTCCGACGCGCCGATGCGCATGCTGGCGGCCGAGATCACCCGGGAGAAGCTCTTCGAGCGGCTGCACGAGGAAATCCCCTATGTCTCCACTGTCGAGACCGAGCTGTGGGAGGAGCGCAAGGACGGGTCGGTCCGGCTGGAACAGACCATTTACGTCGAACGCGACAGCCAGAAGGCCATCGTGCTCGGCAAGAAGGGCCAGACCATCAAGGTGATCTCCCAGGCCGCCCGGACCGAGCTGACCGAAATTGTCGAGCGCCCGGTGCACCTGTTCCTCTTCGTCAAGGTGCGCGAGAACTGGTCGGACGATCCGGAACGGTACCGCGAGATGGGGCTCGAGTTCCCCCGCTGAGACACGGCCTCCCCCGGGAGGCCGGACGACCGGGCCCGTGGCGCCCGGCCGTCCGCGTGGTCCGGGATCAGGGTTCGGCGGTGTAGCGGCGCCAGATCGCCGTCACGATGTTGGAGAAGTCATCCGTCCAGGCGTCCGTGTTGCGGTCGGTCAGCGCACGCCAGCCGGCGGCGGCATCGAGCGGGCCGAGGTCTTCGGCCTTGCGGGCCAGCACCACGACGTTGGTCGGGAACGGCTTGGCCAGTCCGCTTTCCTCGAGTGTCGGACGGAAGTGCTTGATGCGGGCCGCCAGGCCAAGCTCGCGGGCCAGCGTCGCCAGGACGCTTTCCAGTTCCATGTGCCGGTTCGACACGTGCAGCGCCACGATGCCGCCGGGGGCAAGCCGCTCCATGTAGAGCGCCAGCGCCTGCCGGGTCATCAGATGCACCGGGATCGAGTCGGAGGAGAAGGCGTCGACCAGCAGATAGTCGAGGCTCGACGGGGCTTCGTCGGCAAGGGTCAGCCGCGCGTCACCGAGCACGAGCCGGGCCGCCGGCGCACATTCGGACAGGAAGCGGAACCTCGACGGATCGGTGGCGATGCCGATCACGGTCGGATCGATCTCGAAGAACGACCACTGGTCACCGGTCTCGCCGTTGCAGGCATGGGCGCCGGTGCCGAGCCCGACCACGCCGACCCGCCGCCCGCCATCCCGGACCGGCACCGC encodes:
- the lepB gene encoding signal peptidase I, with translation MSVTDNKKAKDGSLSETIKVILQALVLALVVRTFLFQPFNIPSGSMMNTLLIGDYLFVSKFSYGYSRYSFPYGLAPIPGRIWSAEPQRGDVAVFKLPSDNSTDYIKRVVGLPGDEIQMIEGVLHINGTPVQRERIADFVERDAFGVEQRTARFRETLPNGVSYDTLDLNPRGFGDNTKVFKVPAGHYFMMGDNRDNSSDSRVESSVGFVPLENFVGRAEVIFFSVADGQPAWAFWQWPWSVRWDRMFRAI
- the rnc gene encoding ribonuclease III; the encoded protein is MTTRLTAGDPLGRVEDRIGHRFQDRRLLEQALTHASALASGDTGGSYQRLEFLGDRVLGLAVASMLHRHYPRADEGELARRLNHMVKRETCAEIAQDLKLGDAMRISQSEAQTGGRTKTALLADICEAVIAAIYLDAGMATAEDFVRRQWEPRMLTFSGPLRDAKTTLQEWAQARSLPAPTYSVIDRSGPDHAPVFVVGVKVEGARPAEGRGGSKRIAEQAAAEAMLRREGVWND
- the era gene encoding GTPase Era is translated as MDDAAPGSHDPAALTPTTTRAGFVALIGAPNAGKSTLINQLVGTKVSIVTHKVQTTRALVRGIAMHGPAQIIFVDTPGIFKPKRRLDRAMVDTAWGGSRDADVTALLIDARKGLTEEVEAILDRLAGEKGLKVLILNKTDVANREKLLKLAVAANEKVTFEKTFMVSALTGDGVADILSYFADKVRPGPWLYPEDQVSDAPMRMLAAEITREKLFERLHEEIPYVSTVETELWEERKDGSVRLEQTIYVERDSQKAIVLGKKGQTIKVISQAARTELTEIVERPVHLFLFVKVRENWSDDPERYREMGLEFPR